A genome region from Rhizobium sp. NXC14 includes the following:
- a CDS encoding NUDIX domain-containing protein — protein MTTHDNDAFKPIATVDLAIFSLSPAGLSVLLVRRANAPFTGDWALPGGWIHIDEDADLEGAARRVLKEKTGVETPYLEQLQTTGNRDRDPRGWSISIVYIALLSADDVAERQDALAEEAEWRPIEGDGVGLSLAFDHASLLKEALGRIRSKVEYSSLPGHLLPARFTLSELQSVYETLLGRKLDKSAFRKRMAEADFLEPVEGEMRRASNRPAQMFRLKDAQSLVLFDRRI, from the coding sequence ACGACACACGATAATGACGCCTTCAAACCAATCGCCACCGTCGATCTCGCCATCTTCTCGCTGTCGCCGGCGGGCCTCTCCGTGCTTCTGGTGCGACGCGCGAACGCGCCCTTCACCGGCGACTGGGCCCTGCCTGGCGGCTGGATCCATATCGACGAGGATGCGGATCTGGAGGGCGCGGCGCGGCGGGTTCTGAAGGAAAAGACCGGCGTCGAAACACCCTATCTCGAACAGCTGCAAACGACGGGGAACCGCGATCGAGACCCGCGGGGCTGGAGCATCAGCATCGTCTATATCGCGCTGCTTTCGGCCGACGACGTCGCCGAACGGCAGGATGCGCTGGCCGAGGAGGCCGAATGGCGGCCGATAGAAGGCGACGGCGTCGGCTTGTCCCTTGCCTTCGACCATGCGTCCCTCCTCAAGGAGGCGCTCGGCCGCATCCGGAGCAAGGTCGAATATTCGAGCCTGCCCGGCCATCTGCTACCGGCCCGCTTTACACTCAGCGAGCTGCAATCGGTCTATGAAACCCTTCTCGGCCGCAAGCTGGACAAATCGGCTTTTCGAAAGCGCATGGCGGAGGCCGATTTCCTGGAGCCGGTCGAAGGCGAGATGCGCCGGGCGAGCAACCGGCCCGCCCAGATGTTCCGCTTGAAGGACGCCCAGTCGCTGGTGCTGTTCGACCGAAGGATCTGA
- a CDS encoding ABC transporter ATP-binding protein — translation MSISDAIYRPFETLIRPLDIPYRPLPSKGPVTVLLHFIGMFRGVLIALALCSMVFEVINLTIVWGLSVIVDGVTELGAAAFLQSEWRLLTVLGLLIFPVMPIVSFMLNTLNSHTLGIAMPAAIQWQGHKAVERQDLAFFHDVYAGQVSSRLQQVSSAVQQQILAAFQSIPRFLMQLVGSVILLSALAWQLALPVVVWIVLNVAFTAKIVPVFVERSRRTAKQRSLVAGAITDLYTNMQMIKQFAAEDSEAGAIRRIIGKAVQTQHSEQRIYRSSEVTVVIFNTLLWLSMLAIGFSGLVKGFLTVGEFVGAIYILHRLSSQIFVFLQMGQQIFQAIGTIKDAMPVMTTPPTIIDRPDATNLTVQQGEIRFESVRFAYKSGKPVIDNLSLTIRPGEKVGLVGLSGAGKTTLANLLLRFYDINEGAILIDAQDIRAVTQASLRRAIGVIAQDVALLHRSVGDNIRYGRPEATREEIERVAKMASADAFIADLADSEGRKGYDAFVGDRGIKLSGGQRQRVAIARVLLKNAPILVLDEATSALDSESEAIIQERLNLVMEGKTVIAIAHRLSTIARMDRIVVLDRGRIVEEGRLEELVEREGLFARLWRRQTGGFIPEDID, via the coding sequence ATGTCGATTTCAGATGCGATCTATCGTCCTTTCGAAACCCTGATCCGGCCGCTGGACATACCCTACCGGCCGCTGCCGTCGAAAGGGCCGGTGACGGTGCTCCTGCATTTCATCGGCATGTTTCGTGGCGTGCTGATTGCGCTGGCGCTTTGCTCCATGGTGTTCGAGGTGATCAACCTGACGATTGTCTGGGGGCTTTCGGTCATCGTTGACGGTGTGACTGAGCTAGGTGCTGCCGCCTTCCTGCAGAGTGAATGGCGGCTGCTGACCGTTCTCGGCCTCCTGATCTTTCCCGTAATGCCTATCGTGTCCTTCATGCTCAACACGCTGAACTCGCACACATTGGGCATAGCAATGCCGGCCGCCATCCAGTGGCAGGGGCACAAGGCGGTGGAGCGGCAGGATCTCGCCTTCTTCCACGATGTCTATGCCGGCCAGGTTTCCTCGCGGCTGCAGCAGGTCTCGTCCGCCGTCCAGCAGCAGATTCTCGCCGCTTTCCAGTCCATTCCGCGCTTCCTGATGCAGCTGGTGGGCTCGGTGATCCTGCTGAGCGCGCTTGCCTGGCAGCTTGCGCTGCCGGTCGTCGTCTGGATCGTGCTCAACGTCGCCTTCACCGCCAAGATCGTGCCCGTCTTCGTCGAGCGCTCGCGCCGCACCGCCAAGCAGCGCAGCCTGGTCGCCGGCGCCATCACCGATCTCTATACCAACATGCAGATGATCAAGCAGTTTGCGGCCGAAGACAGCGAGGCGGGCGCCATCCGCCGCATCATCGGCAAGGCGGTGCAGACGCAGCACAGCGAACAGCGCATCTACCGCTCGTCGGAAGTGACCGTCGTCATTTTCAATACGCTCTTGTGGCTGAGCATGCTGGCGATCGGATTTTCCGGCCTCGTCAAAGGCTTCCTCACGGTCGGCGAGTTCGTCGGGGCGATCTATATCCTCCACCGGCTGTCGTCGCAGATCTTCGTCTTCCTGCAGATGGGCCAGCAGATCTTCCAGGCGATCGGCACGATCAAGGACGCCATGCCTGTCATGACGACGCCGCCCACAATCATCGACCGGCCGGATGCGACCAATCTCACGGTGCAACAAGGCGAAATCCGCTTCGAAAGCGTCCGCTTCGCCTACAAGTCCGGCAAACCCGTCATCGACAATCTGTCGCTGACGATCCGGCCAGGCGAGAAGGTCGGTCTCGTCGGTCTGTCAGGCGCCGGCAAGACGACGCTCGCAAACCTGCTCCTGCGCTTCTACGATATCAACGAGGGCGCGATCCTGATTGATGCGCAGGATATCCGCGCGGTCACCCAAGCGAGCCTTCGCCGGGCGATCGGCGTCATCGCCCAGGATGTCGCGCTGCTGCATCGCTCGGTCGGCGACAATATCCGTTACGGCCGGCCGGAGGCGACGCGGGAAGAGATCGAGCGGGTGGCGAAGATGGCGAGCGCCGATGCCTTCATCGCCGATCTTGCCGACAGCGAAGGCCGCAAGGGCTACGATGCCTTCGTCGGCGATCGCGGCATCAAACTGTCCGGCGGCCAGCGCCAGCGCGTCGCAATTGCCCGCGTGCTCCTGAAGAATGCGCCGATCCTGGTCCTCGACGAGGCGACCTCCGCCCTCGACAGCGAATCCGAAGCCATCATCCAGGAAAGGCTGAACCTCGTCATGGAGGGAAAGACGGTGATCGCCATCGCCCACCGCCTCTCGACGATCGCCAGAATGGACCGCATCGTCGTGCTCGATCGCGGACGGATTGTGGAAGAAGGCCGGCTGGAAGAACTGGTCGAACGCGAGGGGCTGTTTGCACGGCTGTGGAGGCGCCAGACCGGTGGCTTCATCCCTGAGGACATCGATTGA